GAGCAACTCGGCCGCGACGAGCCGGAACTCCGGCGCGCCTTCGCCCGCTTCCGCGCCGAGGAAATCGAGCACCGCGATACCGGGCTCGCCCATGGCGCCGAACGGGCGCCGGGCTATCGCCCGCTGGTCGCCGCGATCAAGGCCGGCGCGCGCGCCGCGATCTGGCTTTCGGAGCGGATTTAGCGCCCCAATTTCTGTAGCTCGACCGCGAGGCGGGCGAGATCGCTCGTACCCTGGCCCAGGTCTTCGACCACGGTCAGATGATTGCGACCGGGAATTTCGAGCAGCCGCACCGGCGTGCCGAGGTCGCGCCAGCGTTCGGCGAAATCGCGGCTTTGGCGCTTGAACTCGTCGCTTTCGAGCGCGCCCCAGGCGAGCGCGAGCGGCGCGCGGCAGACAGGACGCATGTAATAGGGACTGAGGATTTTCGCCGTCTCGAGATCGAGCCGCAAATCGGCGTTCATCGAGGTATGGACCAGGGGCTCGAGGTCGAACACGCCGCTGATCGCGAGCGCGCTCTGAATCGGGCAGCGCGGCAGATCGGAACCCAAATCCTGCCAATGGGTGGCGAGCAGGGAAGCCACCAGATGTCCGCCGGCGGAATGGCCGATCAATTGAATCCGGTAAGGATCGCCGCCGAAGTTTTGCGCGTTGCGCCAGAGCCAGATCACGGCGCGGCGCATTTCGTCGACGATCCCGCCGATGGTGGTCGCCGGGCAGAGGGTGTAGTTGACCAGCGCCACCGCCGCGCCCGCGTCGGTCAGGGCCGAGACTTTGTCGCTGAAATCGTTCTTGTCGAGCGAACGCCAGTAGCCGCCGTGGATGAACATAGCCACCGGCGCGGCGACGCGCTGGGGATGGAAGATGTCCATTTTTTCCATCGGCCCGTCGCCGTAGGGCACGTCGAGACGGGCGAAGGCGCGCTTGCGGACTTCCGCGCTGCGCGACGCCCAGCGCGCGAAAATCAGCGGATGATCCGGAATCGAGGCGCGCGCGTTGTACTGTGCCTCGAGACCCGCGGCGTCGTAATCGCGATAGAGAGTCATGGGCTTTCCTTCTTCCGCCGCTTGCCTCCGGCGCGCGCGGGCGAATCCCCGCGCGATTCAATTAATGCGCGCCTACCGGCGCGCGCCTCTTTGCTTTGCGCCAATCCGGCGACCACGCCGCGCAGCGTGCGCACCTCCTGTTCGGTCAACTGCGCGCGCTGGAAAAGCGCGCGCAGGTTGCGCACCATGATCGGTCG
This region of Rhodospirillales bacterium genomic DNA includes:
- a CDS encoding alpha/beta hydrolase, yielding MTLYRDYDAAGLEAQYNARASIPDHPLIFARWASRSAEVRKRAFARLDVPYGDGPMEKMDIFHPQRVAAPVAMFIHGGYWRSLDKNDFSDKVSALTDAGAAVALVNYTLCPATTIGGIVDEMRRAVIWLWRNAQNFGGDPYRIQLIGHSAGGHLVASLLATHWQDLGSDLPRCPIQSALAISGVFDLEPLVHTSMNADLRLDLETAKILSPYYMRPVCRAPLALAWGALESDEFKRQSRDFAERWRDLGTPVRLLEIPGRNHLTVVEDLGQGTSDLARLAVELQKLGR